The DNA segment TTGGTGATATTTTGCCTGCCAACTCTTGACAAGCCCCAAAAGGGCAAACAAATGAACAATAAAACGACTTGTTGGTAAGTAACGGCAATGCAACTGTCAACAGGAATAAGAGCGATAACAGTATTTTGGAAAACCACGGAATTCCATTTACAAGCCATCCATACAGAAGAGCAGAGGAGATGAAAGTGCCGCCCCAAAATCCGAGAACGAGAATGCTCGATACGAGAAGAGACATCCGAAATCGTTTCATCCTAATAGTGAAAAAGAAACTAAGCAACGCTAACGCAAGCACAAGAAAGGAAGCAATAAGTTTTGCAAAGGAATTCCAATCATTAGGAAGGTGCTCCGGTACAACTGCAGCATATTTGCTCAACCGTATTCTCATATTTTGAATTATAGCATCGGAGCTATAGGTAGCCCCTGCAATAGCGTCAACGTTCGATGCCAGTGCATCCTTCACAGACAAACCATTCCATCGCTTAAAGAAATCTTTTCCTTCGAGTCTTCGAATGTATCCAGGTGACTCTGTATTGCGGAGCAAATTGATCCCAACAATCGTGTCGCAATTAGAAATACCAATAAGCAATGGTGTTGGCCCAGAATAACCAATAATACTATCGGCATAGGGGCCGGAACAAACAACTTGTCCCAACAATTCT comes from the Williamwhitmania taraxaci genome and includes:
- a CDS encoding 4Fe-4S binding protein, whose protein sequence is MNKKIVGKVVRISLLVLVIVVIAIQQRKTIDPVIKEDSKKDTSVSSYFSLGDVQRLFDAAAMLKVGEADSSITFVYDSHRELLGQVVCSGPYADSIIGYSGPTPLLIGISNCDTIVGINLLRNTESPGYIRRLEGKDFFKRWNGLSVKDALASNVDAIAGATYSSDAIIQNMRIRLSKYAAVVPEHLPNDWNSFAKLIASFLVLALALLSFFFTIRMKRFRMSLLVSSILVLGFWGGTFISSALLYGWLVNGIPWFSKILLSLLFLLTVALPLLTNKSFYCSFVCPFGACQELAGKISPTKIAINQKVSKILRWIPIIFLGTIALVLLLGISVDLTNVEPFSAFTYQTASAVVLVLAIFFLLVSIFVPKPWCNYFCPTGALLELIRKPGKPLNGYFKRKK